One stretch of Halobiforma lacisalsi AJ5 DNA includes these proteins:
- a CDS encoding ISH6-like element ISHala2 family transposase, with translation MHATIDAQFTVSLDPDKTLPLATLAESLTEIQLEATILEEIVRSLDERLVEAYCGEKHARGNGDRRFQRAGTTTRTAVTTAGEHEFTLHHVKDTAATEDDPTYFRPLEDLVEFDGQRIYQEDVSLQSTDLATSLSFRDAVAHGDGFTPMPSKTTINRRVREYGSKLGDFVRGRLPGTNADTVVPDGTKCHSQDDHCTYHDVNVTLGQTTEEDTETTLLDVNLNDSWDETAATLEETEAITDDATVVSDAENALVDAFENGDRSHQLDLVHVGRTLGYKLWKDDAFSLSERKAIVSGVTNDLFHLKNSVALHAPRNERLAIRERIDQTLENLRKESWRLERQDSPKAAAYLREWADATVTFAKLALDQQQVPWTSNVVERAMGEISKRCKNQWMRWSEAGLESLLWLNLVQYADPEQFAAFADELLERSAKTAITMEVSTEATRGKL, from the coding sequence ATGCACGCCACAATCGACGCGCAATTCACAGTTAGTCTCGACCCAGACAAAACGCTACCGCTTGCCACGCTCGCTGAATCTCTTACCGAGATTCAGCTTGAGGCCACTATCCTCGAGGAGATCGTCAGAAGCCTCGACGAGCGTCTCGTCGAGGCGTATTGCGGGGAGAAACACGCGCGCGGAAACGGCGACCGCCGTTTCCAGCGCGCTGGCACCACGACACGTACAGCCGTTACAACTGCTGGAGAACACGAATTCACGCTCCACCACGTCAAAGATACCGCTGCCACTGAGGACGATCCAACCTACTTCCGGCCACTCGAGGACCTCGTCGAATTCGACGGACAACGCATCTATCAAGAGGATGTTTCGCTCCAGAGTACCGACCTCGCTACGTCGCTCAGCTTTCGTGATGCCGTCGCCCACGGCGACGGCTTCACTCCGATGCCTTCGAAAACGACGATCAACCGGCGAGTCCGCGAGTACGGCAGCAAACTCGGTGACTTCGTTCGTGGTCGGCTTCCTGGGACGAACGCAGACACTGTCGTTCCTGACGGAACGAAGTGTCATAGCCAGGACGATCACTGCACGTACCACGACGTCAACGTCACCCTCGGACAGACCACCGAGGAAGACACGGAAACGACGCTTCTAGACGTCAATCTCAACGATTCTTGGGATGAGACAGCAGCGACTCTCGAGGAGACCGAGGCGATCACTGACGACGCGACGGTCGTCAGTGACGCCGAGAATGCGCTCGTCGATGCGTTCGAGAATGGTGACCGATCTCACCAGCTCGATCTCGTTCACGTCGGTCGAACGCTCGGGTACAAGCTCTGGAAAGACGATGCGTTTTCGCTCTCCGAGCGGAAAGCGATCGTCTCTGGCGTTACGAATGATCTGTTCCATCTGAAGAACTCTGTCGCACTTCATGCACCGAGGAATGAGCGTTTGGCGATCCGCGAGCGGATCGACCAAACGCTCGAGAACCTTCGGAAAGAATCCTGGAGGTTAGAGCGTCAAGACTCCCCGAAAGCAGCGGCGTACCTCCGGGAATGGGCGGACGCAACCGTGACGTTCGCGAAACTCGCGCTTGACCAACAGCAGGTTCCGTGGACGTCAAACGTGGTTGAACGAGCCATGGGTGAAATCTCGAAGCGGTGTAAGAATCAATGGATGCGGTGGTCAGAAGCGGGGCTAGAGTCGCTTCTCTGGCTGAATCTAGTGCAGTATGCCGATCCCGAGCAGTTCGCGGCGTTCGCCGACGAACTGCTCGAGCGCTCAGCCAAAACAGCCATCACAATGGAGGTGTCAACTGAAGCTACCAGAGGCAAACTCTAG
- a CDS encoding ABC transporter ATP-binding protein, which produces MTAIQTTGVTKRYGGEPAVVDLDLTVEDGVVYGFLGPNGAGKSTTIDMLMNYTRPSTGSITVLGLDAQEDASEIHARTGILPDQFGVYSTLTGREHVRYVLDANDATGDPEAVLDRVGLGDAIDQRAGGYSKGMQQRLGLAMAIAGEPELLILDEPFSGLDPYGVRLVRDVVEAERDRGATVFFSSHVLDQVERVCDQVGLLANGHLISEGTPTELRDVAGVQTRLCIETADEDPAVEAIRDFDDVKDATCEAGEIVVTCPRTACYRVLRRLEGAGVSIRSFDVEQGTIEDAFVELADARAD; this is translated from the coding sequence ATGACCGCGATTCAGACAACTGGGGTTACGAAACGCTACGGCGGCGAGCCAGCCGTCGTGGACCTCGACCTCACAGTCGAAGACGGTGTTGTGTACGGCTTTCTCGGGCCGAATGGTGCAGGGAAGTCTACGACCATCGACATGCTAATGAACTATACGCGCCCGTCGACGGGCAGTATTACCGTACTCGGCTTGGACGCTCAAGAGGACGCTAGTGAGATTCACGCCCGAACTGGTATCCTACCCGACCAGTTTGGCGTCTACAGTACTCTCACCGGCCGCGAGCACGTCAGATACGTCCTCGACGCCAACGACGCAACCGGAGACCCCGAAGCGGTCCTCGATCGCGTCGGCCTCGGAGATGCGATCGATCAGCGTGCCGGCGGCTACTCGAAGGGAATGCAGCAACGGCTGGGACTTGCGATGGCGATCGCTGGCGAGCCGGAGCTTCTCATCCTTGACGAACCGTTCTCCGGCCTCGACCCGTACGGCGTCCGTCTCGTGAGAGACGTCGTTGAGGCTGAACGTGACCGGGGCGCGACCGTCTTCTTCTCCAGCCACGTTCTCGATCAAGTCGAACGAGTCTGTGACCAGGTTGGCTTGCTCGCCAACGGCCACCTAATTTCTGAAGGAACGCCGACAGAACTCCGCGACGTAGCAGGCGTGCAAACACGCCTCTGCATCGAAACGGCCGACGAGGACCCGGCAGTGGAAGCTATTCGTGATTTCGATGACGTCAAGGACGCCACTTGCGAGGCCGGCGAGATCGTGGTTACATGTCCACGGACCGCCTGTTACCGAGTCTTACGGAGACTGGAAGGTGCTGGGGTGAGCATTCGGTCGTTCGATGTCGAGCAAGGAACAATCGAGGACGCTTTTGTCGAACTGGCCGACGCTCGAGCGGATTAA
- a CDS encoding ABC transporter permease, translated as MFVPAILSLSPATYIQQALGSRVPLAALQQPLRFIGGIGVLFGTFRSVIHERDTGAIRFTAGTAVSRTETLVGFTLGRAVAFAIPIVLAVVLTCLVAVPQHGIVPLSTLAVFLSYTVLFVVVIAGIGVSLSTILRSQAVAGFAVLVFAAVHIMWYQISNTIYGVVSGASVSGFTPPSNPLYLVIRWLPPLQLSNVVMNAIIGVPNSSAPATGVISNLQPNQLSNEVVVRLHYSSDVPVWYLHPSVALVELILWVFVPFAIALALYRTRSID; from the coding sequence GTGTTCGTCCCCGCCATCCTCAGTCTCTCACCAGCCACGTACATCCAGCAGGCACTCGGCTCACGTGTCCCGCTAGCCGCCCTTCAGCAACCGCTCAGATTCATCGGTGGGATTGGTGTACTCTTCGGGACGTTCCGGTCCGTAATTCACGAGCGGGACACGGGTGCGATTCGCTTCACTGCCGGAACTGCAGTTTCACGCACGGAAACCCTCGTTGGCTTCACCCTTGGTCGCGCAGTCGCATTCGCTATTCCGATCGTCCTTGCGGTCGTCCTCACCTGCCTCGTCGCTGTTCCACAACATGGTATTGTTCCCCTTAGCACGCTTGCTGTCTTCCTCTCGTACACCGTTCTGTTCGTCGTCGTGATTGCTGGAATTGGCGTCTCGTTGTCGACGATTCTGCGGAGCCAAGCGGTCGCCGGATTCGCAGTTCTCGTCTTCGCCGCCGTTCATATCATGTGGTACCAGATCTCAAACACAATCTATGGGGTAGTCTCAGGTGCGAGTGTCTCCGGGTTTACTCCACCAAGTAATCCACTCTACTTGGTCATTCGCTGGCTCCCACCGCTACAACTTTCGAACGTCGTGATGAATGCGATCATCGGCGTTCCAAATTCCTCAGCCCCCGCCACCGGCGTCATCAGTAACCTTCAGCCAAACCAGCTCTCGAATGAGGTAGTCGTACGGTTACACTACAGCTCCGACGTGCCCGTCTGGTACCTTCATCCATCTGTCGCCCTCGTCGAGTTAATCCTATGGGTGTTCGTTCCGTTCGCGATCGCCCTCGCTCTCTACCGCACTCGAAGCATCGATTAA
- a CDS encoding tyrosine-type recombinase/integrase, which yields MVDRYLTKKLEAGGSREAMRRPLEDFAEYCDDHGIDSVDELTSDDVRDYGLAVLREKYIDGEIGGSTANTYFRYVRAFLSFCVRDGRLDTNPADTEAAEEFLPEDTPTRDTQFWEPEQRQRLLEYADERVTMAREDRIDVPVARAYRDRTIVVLLAELGLRGAELFRDPNDDRRDGLRWGDVDLENGRLEVFGKSREYETVGLTDAAHNALSRLEHVHDPPTEDWPLFPTGHAASKYQAVEDAIGERPDSGTDIDTLLREQAIAPPSITKEAGRQVLKQLTEEAGIDVEGGYLKPHGARRALGAELYEQGHSELAQAALRHQSIETTHEAYSDIKAEDVAESIDEVRE from the coding sequence ATGGTCGACCGCTACCTCACAAAGAAACTCGAGGCCGGCGGCAGCCGGGAGGCCATGCGACGGCCGCTCGAGGACTTCGCCGAGTACTGCGACGACCATGGAATCGACAGCGTCGACGAGCTGACGAGCGACGACGTGCGCGACTACGGGCTGGCAGTCCTCCGCGAGAAGTACATCGACGGCGAGATCGGCGGGTCGACGGCGAATACGTACTTCCGGTACGTCCGGGCGTTCCTCTCGTTCTGTGTCCGCGACGGCCGCCTCGATACGAATCCGGCCGACACGGAGGCCGCCGAGGAGTTCTTGCCCGAAGACACGCCGACTCGAGACACACAGTTCTGGGAGCCTGAACAACGGCAGCGACTCCTCGAGTACGCCGACGAACGCGTTACCATGGCCCGTGAGGATCGGATCGACGTGCCGGTCGCCCGTGCCTACCGCGACCGCACGATCGTCGTGCTGCTGGCCGAACTCGGCCTCCGTGGGGCCGAACTCTTTCGCGACCCGAACGACGACCGACGCGACGGCCTTCGATGGGGCGACGTCGACCTCGAGAACGGCCGCCTGGAAGTCTTCGGGAAGTCCCGTGAGTACGAGACCGTCGGGCTCACCGACGCCGCTCACAACGCCCTCTCGCGCCTCGAGCACGTCCACGACCCACCGACCGAGGACTGGCCGCTGTTCCCGACCGGCCACGCGGCGTCGAAGTACCAGGCGGTCGAAGACGCGATCGGCGAGCGTCCCGACTCGGGGACGGATATCGATACACTCTTGCGGGAGCAGGCGATCGCCCCGCCGTCGATCACCAAGGAAGCGGGCCGACAAGTACTGAAACAACTGACCGAGGAAGCCGGCATCGACGTTGAGGGCGGGTATCTGAAACCCCACGGCGCACGACGGGCGCTGGGAGCGGAGTTGTACGAACAAGGCCACTCGGAGCTTGCACAGGCAGCGTTGCGGCACCAATCGATCGAAACAACACACGAAGCGTACTCCGATATCAAAGCCGAAGACGTGGCCGAGTCGATCGACGAGGTGCGAGAGTAG
- a CDS encoding eukaryotic translation initiation factor eIF-2-beta/eIF-5 family protein: MASFINADESEYPCPECGSSKTYENVHDQIKCKACGHETTVGEVADQSDGGSRFGGVL; this comes from the coding sequence ATGGCGTCGTTCATCAACGCTGACGAATCGGAGTATCCGTGCCCCGAATGCGGCTCAAGCAAAACGTACGAAAACGTCCACGACCAAATCAAGTGTAAGGCCTGCGGCCACGAAACGACTGTCGGTGAAGTGGCGGATCAATCGGACGGCGGAAGCAGGTTCGGAGGGGTTCTATGA
- a CDS encoding HEAT repeat domain-containing protein — translation MTISKLQRVYYWHVGNVRDHIYNEKMAAHDIKKKRSGGSNVVIGNGPAIFGYFYGRLLGRGYAQSKELGWKGRLMRLYGPISYILLVGVLFLLLSLVLALFELTLEITLPPTIALSVMVLAGVPNLHGRYLAKKDAKEAKKLEGLIANPAAGEIDTAIENLAHRQERVNKAALRAAADILEDSPGKAIKYSSTSAESIYTELVRQVQSGDEETKELALKSLLWISRDHGHLPYQHAKLYSNLLQVTHSPIQIYSTLILGNIKLEDQSQYKACAKAIKPVVQDPDAEVRKAAATALGNLPCDVSLKLLNHLAKDSDRNVRHTANEALQHIR, via the coding sequence ATGACTATATCGAAGTTGCAGCGGGTTTATTACTGGCACGTGGGGAATGTTAGAGACCACATATATAATGAAAAAATGGCAGCGCATGATATAAAGAAAAAACGATCTGGCGGCTCAAATGTGGTTATTGGAAATGGGCCCGCCATCTTTGGATATTTTTATGGGAGACTACTCGGGCGTGGCTATGCCCAATCGAAGGAACTAGGCTGGAAAGGAAGATTGATGCGACTATACGGCCCAATTAGCTATATCCTCTTAGTAGGTGTGCTGTTCCTCCTTCTTTCCCTGGTGTTGGCGTTGTTTGAATTGACGCTCGAAATTACGCTTCCTCCGACCATTGCACTGTCTGTAATGGTCTTGGCAGGAGTTCCAAACCTCCATGGCCGATATTTAGCCAAGAAAGATGCTAAGGAAGCAAAAAAGCTCGAGGGGTTGATAGCCAACCCTGCCGCTGGAGAAATCGATACTGCGATTGAAAATCTGGCCCACCGCCAAGAGCGGGTGAATAAAGCCGCTTTGAGGGCTGCCGCAGATATTTTGGAAGACTCCCCGGGAAAAGCGATCAAGTACAGCTCTACAAGTGCTGAATCGATATACACTGAACTTGTACGGCAGGTACAGAGTGGCGACGAGGAAACCAAAGAGTTAGCCCTCAAATCACTGCTCTGGATCTCTCGAGATCACGGTCACCTTCCATACCAACATGCAAAACTATACAGTAATCTCCTTCAAGTAACTCATTCTCCGATCCAGATCTATTCAACGCTGATTCTGGGCAACATCAAACTAGAAGACCAAAGCCAGTACAAAGCATGTGCTAAGGCCATTAAACCAGTCGTGCAGGATCCAGATGCCGAAGTTCGGAAAGCTGCTGCAACCGCACTTGGGAATTTGCCGTGTGACGTATCACTCAAACTCTTGAATCACTTGGCGAAAGACTCAGATCGGAACGTTCGTCACACAGCAAATGAAGCATTGCAACACATTCGGTGA
- a CDS encoding helix-hairpin-helix domain-containing protein: protein MSGDPLPLWFVLAVAVVLASYAKDYFESDPDPVAQARQAYAAGEIDHAEYERRLEFHLDDRNERIRAVVEDVSGVGEEISEAIAREYDSLDDLRESDRERLEGVPGVGAQRAEAVLERIE from the coding sequence ATGTCCGGCGATCCGTTGCCGCTGTGGTTTGTCCTCGCCGTCGCGGTCGTCCTCGCGTCCTACGCCAAGGACTACTTCGAGTCCGACCCGGACCCGGTCGCACAAGCCCGACAGGCCTACGCCGCGGGTGAGATCGACCACGCGGAGTACGAACGCCGCCTCGAGTTCCACCTGGACGACCGCAACGAGCGGATTCGGGCCGTCGTCGAAGACGTCAGCGGCGTCGGCGAGGAGATTAGCGAGGCGATCGCCCGCGAGTACGACTCGCTGGATGACCTGCGAGAAAGCGATCGGGAGCGACTCGAGGGCGTGCCCGGTGTCGGCGCACAGCGGGCCGAGGCCGTGCTCGAGCGAATAGAGTAA
- a CDS encoding minichromosome maintenance protein MCM, giving the protein MDWEAAFEGPLSRYLESDGRPDSVRVPWPAIEDADRDLADLVLEDPDNGLKGARSALSSLGYINTPVRVYELPERRTYRVGKYGSSALGELIGVTGEVVDVGMVKPCAREAAFECQLCGTLTRVPQSGGDLLEPGQCQGCEQSSAFRFHLGQSEVVDFQRIELQRTDSSMDDPPVEVVFLWEDLCETVSAGDVVTIVGTYDILPDQDEAVLETYLDAVSINKSEQPATVDEVADWKVRKWTFDAVDRLSTAGSSYDTATREVIDTVSDEHGVAEGEIQAALDDLEGGSLISEHRDGRVHITTSSTPTFEPDC; this is encoded by the coding sequence GCGGCCTTCGAGGGACCACTGTCGCGGTACCTCGAGTCGGACGGCCGCCCCGACTCGGTCCGGGTGCCGTGGCCAGCGATCGAGGATGCCGACCGTGACCTTGCGGATCTCGTGCTCGAGGACCCGGACAACGGGCTGAAAGGCGCTCGGAGCGCACTCTCCTCGCTTGGCTACATTAACACGCCCGTCCGCGTGTACGAGCTTCCCGAACGGCGTACCTATCGCGTCGGGAAGTACGGCTCGTCGGCGCTCGGCGAGTTGATCGGCGTCACGGGCGAAGTGGTCGACGTCGGCATGGTCAAACCGTGCGCTCGCGAGGCCGCGTTCGAATGTCAGTTGTGCGGCACACTGACGCGCGTGCCACAATCGGGAGGCGACCTCCTCGAGCCAGGGCAGTGCCAGGGCTGCGAGCAAAGCTCCGCGTTCCGATTTCATCTCGGGCAGTCCGAGGTCGTCGATTTTCAGCGGATTGAACTCCAACGAACCGACTCGTCGATGGACGACCCGCCTGTCGAAGTCGTGTTCCTGTGGGAAGACCTCTGTGAGACCGTTAGTGCCGGTGATGTGGTGACGATCGTCGGAACATACGATATCTTGCCCGACCAGGACGAGGCTGTTCTCGAGACGTATCTCGACGCCGTCTCGATCAACAAGAGCGAACAGCCCGCGACGGTCGACGAGGTCGCGGATTGGAAAGTTCGGAAGTGGACCTTCGACGCCGTCGATCGGTTAAGCACTGCTGGCTCGAGCTACGATACGGCGACGCGAGAGGTGATCGACACGGTAAGTGACGAACATGGTGTCGCCGAGGGGGAGATCCAGGCCGCACTCGACGATCTCGAGGGGGGCAGCCTGATTTCGGAACACCGAGACGGTCGGGTACATATCACAACGAGTTCGACACCGACGTTCGAACCAGACTGTTGA